From Anopheles arabiensis isolate DONGOLA chromosome 3, AaraD3, whole genome shotgun sequence, a single genomic window includes:
- the LOC120905062 gene encoding uncharacterized protein LOC120905062, producing the protein MTGPPRSTGPLAAAQSAHLLLLLRRIGDRQWKITPYIYSQIVEEESEFWESYENRFFATKELHQQKSESFTAPSPTLKRVVTTTSTPTTPSPWIDTCFKIFDSNGTTENGIHEKNILEDVQHSVPQPTDDGRNIFFHETSCLKKDGIVRLNARQACAIESAARANPEWNVYVLFAAPVGFRNRTTQPILDALLEYPNVHLRYVNLTTYANDTPLKEWMARGEILRSQYMNSHLSDVMRYLTLYKYGGTYLDLDVIVQQSFEKLEPNYAGAESPQYIAAGVINFESKGHGHELAEMCVRDLLANYNGYQWAQNGPGVITRVLVKHCQTHSITNMTRHCSQHFTVYPPSAFYAIAYGNYKNFFEEPYLKSVLDALNQSIVVHLWNKLSKDNPVWVGSRVAYGVLAERHCPKVYGSCGHVFFFLLLFRRIWDNSSTYTPHMYSEIVNEVSEFRQGSGYFSYSCIKLKPIIGITRPSPTPTSSPIRSSTYDAHHSTAKDLYQQASESFKTPSPTSTTPSPWIDTCFKIFDLNATTENGIHEKNILEDVQQSMPQPTDDGRNIFFHETSCWKDGIVRLNARQACAIESAARANPGWNVYVLFAAPVGFRNRTTQPVLDALLEYRNVHLRYVNLTTYANDTPLKEWMARGDILQSQYMNSHLSDVMRYLTLYKYGGTYLDLDVIVQQSFEKLEPNYAGAESFDLINSAVMNLESKGHGHELAETCVRDLLTNFNGNDWVNNGPGVITRVLQEHCRTQSIAEMTRHCSRHFTVYPSSVFYAIEYWNYELLFEEQCLEEALVAFNRSIVVHLWNKLSKDSPVRVGSRVAYDPGFLTSYDTSNDLHAHSSVYFIESSAPFKRIITIGPRQACAIESAARANPLKKIIVLFASWNPITNPSQVRFPDLPTLAGFGNVHFRWLDLNRFAQGTPVEAVIRSDLLHERPNGAEYLSEILRLVLLYKYGGIYLDLDVVTLKTLDFVNANFFGAETERLVGTSVIGLRRGGFGELFAERCLDNFKYFDEQKNIRNGSFLLTYQVVQTCETLTLQEILDNGCRGMLQVHRRSIFHPFDETNVGMMFDPSRLEEAKDRLAHAMTVHMLHRTSGKMRVAGGTTGYQLIAQNYCPRVYEENSYDF; encoded by the exons TTCTTCTGCTGTTACGTCGAATTGGTGATCGCCAGTGGAAAATTACGCCGTACATTTACTCTCAGATTGTCGAAGAAGAATCGGAATTTTGGGAATCATACGAAAACCGATTTTTTGCCACAAAAGAATTACACCAACAGAAAAGTGAATCCTTCACAGCTCCGTCTCCAACATTGAAGCGTGTCGTCACGACTACCTCCACACCAACAACTCCGAGTCCATGGATCGACACCTGTTTCAAGATCTTTGATAGTAATGGTACTACCGAGAACGGCATACACGAGAAAAACATACTGGAGGATGTGCAGCATTCCGTACCGCAGCCGACTGACGATGGGCGTAACATCTTCTTTCACGAAACATCCTGCTTGAAGaaggacggtattgtgcggctGAATGCCCGACAAGCCTGTGCAATCGAGTCGGCTGCCCGGGCCAACCCGGAGTGGAACGTGTACGTACTGTTTGCGGCTCCAGTTGGCTTCCGGAACCGCACAACACAGCCAATCCTTGACGCACTGCTGGAGTATCCTAATGTGCATCTGCGCTACGTCAATTTGACCACATACGCAAACGACACACCGCTGAAAGAATGGATGGCAAGGGGGGAAATATTACGCTCACAGTACATGAACTCGCATCTGTCCGATGTGATGCGCTACCTGACCCTCTACAAGTATGGTGGGACGTACCTTGATCTGGATGTGATCGTGCAACAGTCTTTTGAGAAGCTGGAACCGAACTATGCCGGTGCCGAGTCGCCTCAGTACATTGCTGCTGGTGTGATAAACTTCGAATCGAAAGGCCACGGTCATGAGCTGGCGGAAATGTGTGTTCG AGACCTACTGGCCAACTATAACGGTTATCAATGGGCTCAAAATGGTCCAGGGGTAATAACGCGCGTATTGGTAAAGCACTGCCAAACGCATTCCATCACCAACATGACCCGGCATTGTTCCCAGCACTTTACCGTTTATCCACCCAGCGCATTTTACGCGATAGCGTATGGAAATTATAAGAACTTTTTTGAAGAACCGTACCTAAAGTCAGTCCTCGATGCGCTCAATCAATCGATCGTGGTGCACCTGTGGAACAAGCTGAGTAAAGACAATCCGGTGTGGGTTGGGTCACGGGTCGCTTACGGTGTGCTAGCCGAACGGCACTGCCCCAAAGTGTACGGATCTTGTGGGCACGTTTTCT TTTTTCTTCTGCTATTTCGTCGGATTTGGGATAATAGTTCGACCTACACGCCGCACATGTACTCTGAGATTGTCAACGAAGTATCGGAATTTCGGCAGGGCAGTGGATACTTCTCCTATTCTTGCATAAAATTAAAGCCTATCATTGGGATCACCAGACCCTCACCAACTCCAACGAGTTCACCAATACGCAGCTCCACATACGACGCTCATCACTCGACTGCGAAAGACTTGTACCAACAGGCAAGTGAATCATTCAAAACGCCTTCTCCAACATCAACAACTCCGAGTCCATGGATCGACACCTGTTTCAAGATCTTCGACCTTAACGCCACTACCGAGAACGGCATACACGAGAAAAACATACTGGAGGATGTGCAGCAGTCCATGCCGCAACCGACCGACGATGGCCGTAACATCTTCTTTCACGAAACATCCTGCTGGAAGGACGGTATCGTGCGCCTGAACGCCCGACAAGCCTGTGCAATCGAGTCGGCTGCCCGGGCCAATCCGGGGTGGAACGTGTACGTACTGTTTGCAGCCCCGGTTGGCTTCCGGAACCGCACAACACAGCCAGTTCTTGACGCACTGCTGGAGTATCGTAATGTGCATCTGCGCTACGTCAACTTGACCACATACGCAAACGACACACCGCTGAAAGAATGGATGGCGAGGGGCGATATACTACAGTCACAGTACATGAACTCGCATCTGTCCGATGTGATGCGCTACCTGACCCTCTACAAGTATGGTGGGACGTACCTTGATCTGGATGTGATCGTGCAACAGTCGTTTGAGAAGCTGGAACCGAACTATGCCGGTGCCGAATCGTTTGATCTGATTAATTCCGCTGTAATGAACTTAGAATCAAAAGGCCACGGTCACGAACTAGCGGAAACGTGTGTTCG tgACCTGCTGACCAACTTCAACGGCAATGATTGGGTTAATAATGGACCAGGGGTGATAACGCGCGTATTGCAAGAGCACTGTCGCACCCAGTCGATCGCTGAAATGACTCGGCATTGTTCCCGACACTTTACCGTCTATCCATCGAGCGTATTTTACGCGATTGAGTATTGGAATTATGAGCTGTTATTCGAAGAACAGTGCCTGGAGGAGGCCCTCGTTGCGTTCAACCGATCGATCGTGGTGCACCTTTGGAACAAGCTGAGTAAAGACAGTCCGGTGCGGGTTGGGTCACGGGTCGCATACG ATCCGGGCTTTCTGACGTCCTACGACACCTCGAATGACTTGCACGCGCACAGCAGCGTGTACTTCATCGAATCGTCCGCACCGTTCAAGCGCATCATCACGATCGGACCGCGGCAGGCGTGCGCGATCGAGTCGGCAGCACGTGCCAATCCGCTCAAGAAGATAATCGTCCTGTTTGCCTCCTGGAACCCAATAACGAACCCCAGCCAGGTACGGTTTCCCGATCTGCCAACGTTGGCGGGGTTTGGAAACGTTCACTTCCGCTGGCTAGATTTGAACCGGTTCGCGCAAGGTACACCGGTGGAGGCGGTGATCCGATCAGACCTGCTGCACGAACGACCGAATGGTGCCGAGTATCTGTCGGAGATATTGCGCCTGGTGCTGCTGTACAAGTACGGTGGCATCTATCTCGACCTCGACGTGGTGACGCTGAAAACGCTCGACTTTGTCAATGCAAACTTTTTCGGCGCCGAAACGGAACGGCTTGTCGGTACGTCCGTAATCGGACTAAGGCGGGGCGGGTTTGGGGAACTGTTTGCCGAGCGTTGTCTCGA CAACTTTAAATACTtcgacgaacaaaaaaacatccgcAACGGGTCCTTTCTACTCACCTACCAGGTCGTTCAGACGTGCGAAACACTCACCCTACAGGAGATCCTTGACAACGGCTGCCGCGGTATGCTGCAGGTGCACCGGCGGAGTATCTTTCATCCCTTCGACGAAACCAACGTGGGCATGATGTTCGATCCTAGCCGGCTGGAGGAAGCGAAGGACCGCCTTGCCCATGCGATGACCGTTCACATGCTCCATCGTACTAGCGGGAAAATGCGAGTCGCTGGCGGCACAACGGGCTATCAGTTGATTGCCCAAAACTACTGCCCGAGGGTGTATGAAGAAAATAgttatgatttttaa
- the LOC120902343 gene encoding stress response protein NST1, which produces MSANENDPDNNPDVILEKLLRKARAKESRWDRIRRKHLNNLTVTSKTVKKFINMDFVDENQLRLMMAGEGAGSGTPGNGKPMLDPVLVMDIRHEMIRRKEEKGGETRTKPFIDPVKAYQLENLENHNRSIELTLCENELNKFRKQLEHMGGAGNGKKAQVSSQKRSILYINIPKIDNGMIYESLEECERYTTHFYQSAIEGSEQLFEEIQDERPLGKQTATIEEIIEREEQENIEKESAHVEPNFGALDDPSNGVVEYAPNGVHHEPEEDPAEDQDEDSKIVRFGNTEVITFPADDSSFSLGSEYDFDDHDLFLESLDSDVDEFDETEFQSTDSTADHSGANEDRSGKRDSLPTDSSECLTISRIDTSHSGSKEDQDTSSAFSRRNRLAYEYDDEEESELLEIAPAAEKLSKADPIVVRKCDLKDYSELCVTNYRPDSGAAKDDRVELTEESRKLISNALKEGYLQNHDRAVLKQYFFKWLQYTILEKISKGAGVTSTREQKLKRINDFISNIRHSRKKGALRSKPSTDSTGQPTSVKKEYEHRLKVQQDIIELQKLKLERQERIITELKLSKFSEASKISKAEIQSELLKAARTGHVRLRAKAKCIQIVGNIKADTSEEDEMRKLQAQGLMIPKFLAKMQQRALERSQRHQEAKERRMRMEKEREDAKQAAEEAKRHEDEEARKRRYREMREKRKLEKLQKIIREQERQAWIANNQIAKEFRLLKLKRFGMHAFKLLLGIRHENERRSIAYRRRYYKRKYFRKWWFLTNALWESKKALADGMHEYKLYRVAVRHWKMYMHEQRCKLQVAIDWYEVRMAEKVISIWIGKTKQSLMILHGKMSHAASHYEWQLKWKVFERWQRLHIILRIEKETEMRRQRWRMKIWELLPDYKPIEEDI; this is translated from the exons ATGTCCGCGAACGAAAACGACCCAGATAATAATCCGGACGTGATACTGGAGAAGTTGCTGCGCAAGGCCCGTGCGAAGGAATCGCGATGGGATCGGATCCGTCGCAAGCACCTGAACAACCTGACCGTCACCTCCAAGACGGTGAAAAAGTTCATCAACATGGATTTTGTGGACGAGAACCAGCTGAGGTTGATGATGGCAGGCGAGGGGGCTGGTAGTGGAACGCCCGGCAATGGGAAACCGATGCTCGATCCGGTGCTGGTGATGGACATCCGGCACGAGATGATACGCCGGAAGGAGGAGAAGGGTGGCGAGACGCGCACGAAACCATTCATCGATCCGGTCAAGGCGTACCAGCTGGAAAATCTGGAAAACCATAACCGTTCGATCGAGCTGACGCTCTGCGAGAATGAGCTGAACAAGTTCCGCAAGCAGCTGGAACACATGGGTGGAGCAGGGAATGGGAAGAAGGCGCAGGTGAGCTCCCAGAAGCGGAGCATTCTGTACATTAACATCCCGAAGATTGACAATGGGATGATTTACGAGAGCTTGGAGGAGTGTGAGCGGTATACGACACACTTTTACCAGAGCGCCATCGAAGGTTCGGAGCAGCTGTTTGAGGAGATTCAGGATGAGCGGCCGTTGGGTAAGCAGACAGCTACAATTGAAGAGATTATTGAAAGAGAGGAGCAGGAGAACATTGAGAAGGAGTCGGCTCACGTAGAGCCCAATTTCGGAGCATTGGATGACCCGAGCAATGGTGTAGTGGAGTACGCACCCAATGGAGTCCACCACGAGCCGGAAGAAGATCCGGCCGAAGATCAGGACGAAGACAGTAAGATCGTGCGGTTTGGCAATACCGAGGTCATCACCTTTCCGGCAGACGATTCCTCGTTCTCCCTCGGTTCCGAGTACGATTTCGACGACCATGATCTCTTCCTGGAGTCGCTCGACTCGGACGTGGATGAGTTTGACGAGACGGAGTTCCAGTCGACCGACAGCACGGCGGACCATTCCGGTGCGAATGAGGACCGCAGCGGCAAGCGCGATTCCCTCCCGACCGATAGCAGCGAGTGTCTCACCATATCGCGCATCGACACGTCGCACAGCGGCTCGAAGGAGGACCAGGACACCAGTTCGGCCTTTTCGCGCCGCAACAGGCTGGCCTACGAGTACGATGATGAGGAGGAGTCGGAGCTGTTGGAAATTGCACCGGCCGCGGAGAAGCTCTCCAAAGCGGACCCGATCGTGGTGCGGAAGTGTGATCTGAAGGATTACAGCGAGCTGTGCGTTACCAACTACCGGCCCGACTCGGGCGCCGCCAAGGACGATCGCGTCGAGCTGACGGAGGAGTCGCGCAAGCTCATCAGCAATGCGCTGAAGGAGGGCTACCTGCAGAATCACGACCGTGCCGTGCTGAAGCAGTACTTCTTCAAGTGGCTGCAGTACacgatcttggagaagatctCCAAGGGGGCGGGCGTTACGAGCACGCGGGAACAGAAGCTGAAGCGCATCAACGACTTCATCAGCAACATCCGGCACAGCCGCAAAAAGGGCGCACTGCGCAGCAAACCGTCCACCGACTCGACCGGCCAGCCCACCTCGGTCAAGAAGGAGTACGAGCATCGGCTCAAGGTGCAGCAGGACATTATCGAGCTGCAGAAGCTGAAGCTCGAGCGGCAGGAGCGCATCATTACCGAGCTGAAGCTGTCCAAGTTTTCCGAAGCGTCCAAAATCTCCAAGGCGGAAATACAGAGCGAGCTGCTGAAGGCGGCCCGCACCGGCCATGTGCGGCTGCGGGCGAAGGCAAAGTGCATTCAGATTGTGGGCAACATCAAGGCGGACACGTCGGAGGAGGATGAGATGCGCAAGCTGCAGGCGCAGGGGCTGATGATACCGAAGTTTCTCGCCAAGATGCAGCAGCGTGCGCTGGAGCGTAGCCAGCGGCACCAGGAGGCGAAGGAGCGCCGGATGCGCATGGAGAAGGAGCGCGAAGATGCGAAGCAGGCGGCGGAAGAGGCGAAGCGCCACGAGGATGAGGAAGCGCGCAAGCGGCGCTACCGGGAGATGCGCGAAAAGCGCAAGCTCGAGAAGCTGCAGAAGATTATACGCGAGCAGGAACGGCAGGCCTGGATCGCTAACAATCAGATCGCAAAGGAGTTCCGGTTGCTGAAGCTGAAACGGTTCGGCATGCATGCGTtcaagctgctgctgggcaTACGGCACGAGAATGAGCGCCGCTCGATCGCTTACCGGAGGCGGTACTACAAGCGCAAGTACTTCCGCAAGTGGTGGTTCCTCACGAACGCGCTGTGGGAGAGCAAGAAGGCGCTGGCCGATGGGATGCACGAGTACAAGCTGTACCGGGTGGCCGTCCGACACTGGAAGATG TACATGCACGAGCAACGATGTAAGTTGCAGGTGGCCATCGATTGGTACGAGGTGCGAATGGCGGAAAAGGTCATCTCCATCTGGATCGGCAAGACGAAGCAATCGCTCATGATACTGCACGGCAAGATGTCCCACGCTGCTTCCCACTACGAATG GCAACTGAAATGGAAAGTGTTCGAGCGGTGGCAACGTTTGCACATTATCCTGCGCATCGAGAAGGAAACGGAGATGCGTCGCCAGCGCTGGCGCATGAAGATCTGGGAGCTGCTGCCCGACTACAAGCCCATCGAGGAGGACATCTAA
- the LOC120902342 gene encoding pre-mRNA-processing factor 40 homolog A produces the protein MSVPPIAAGQPYAPPLVSHFNIPPPGFGAPGGGAGIGGPVALAAAAAANGTMVDPTATVPPVIPAGAAGAAAAAVAAAAVPVTTAIVNEWSEHKTPEGRTYYYNSITKQSLWEKPDEMKTPAEKQLSQCPWKEYRSDSGKLYYHNTATKESQWVAPPEYLELKEKVAAEQAAAEAAKAAALKTSAMASSMLMQSVVLPVVSPALAGTPATAGVAPNAVVAATAADVPLGLGGMAGVTPGSAENSSSALDQAMAATLAAIEVPDDPVDKRQDEESQPGQTDEEPAMEFKDKKEAIEAFKEFLKERNIPSSSSWEQCVKIIQKDPKFNVFKKLSEKKQAFNAYKTQKLKDEREEQRLKAKRSKEELEKFLMSSDKMNSALKFYRCDELFANLDVWKSVPEQDRRDIYEDCIFNLAKREKEEARVMKKRNMRVLGELLEAMTTVTYQTTWSEAQVMLLDNASFKNDVNLLGMDKEDALIVFEEHIRGLEREEDEEKEREKKRLKRQQRKNRDQFLALLDTLHEEGKLTSMSLWVELYPLISADLRFSAMLGQPGSTPLDLFKFYVENLKARFHDEKKIIKEILKEKEFIVVRTTTFEDFATVVCEDKRSATLDAGNVKLTYNSLLEKAVAAEKERLKEETRRIRKLENELKGVWIEAGLSGVDSWETAQKLVMDREVYDLYEKEDKVERLWEDFVKETEDSCSHHHSRSKKSKKSRKHKKKSRSSSKSLSEASEVEYEKPSSKKKRRSRSRTPLTASDLSESEHELHEEPLHHHNDHHGGGGDRLDRKRKKKKKHHRKQSRSPSYEEMLVMEKNGGGGGGGAAAAAASRSRTPSPEVEKKKKKKDKKKKDKRRTSRSVSRASSGARIRSPLDEGRRSRGGSRSSKMADDAALSESELESQRAALLAQLNEQMDE, from the exons ATGTCGGTGCCGCCGATAGCCGCTGGCCAACCGTACGCACCGCCGCTGGTGTCGCATTTCAACATCCCTCCGCCGGGTTTTGGTGCGCCCGGTGGGGGCGCAGGCATCGGTGGCCCGGTAGCACTggccgccgcagccgccgccaaCGGGACAATGGTTGATCCTACGGCCACCGTGCCACCGGTCATACCGGCGGgcgcagcaggagcagcagcagcagcagtagcggcaGCGGCCGTCCCCGTGACCACGGCAATCGTGAACGAATGGTCGGAACACAAGACGCCCGAGGGCCGAACGTACTACTACAACAGTATCACCAAGCAGAGCCTGTGGGAAAAGCCGGACGAGATGAAGACGCCGGCCGAAAAGCAGCTCAGCCAGTGCCCCTGGAAGGAGTACCGGTCGGATTCGGGTAAGCTGTACTATCACAACACCGCCACGAAGGAGTCACAGTGGGTGGCACCGCCCGAGTATCTCGAGCTGAAGGAGAAGGTGGCGGCTGAACAGGCGGCTGCCGAGGCGGCCAAAGCAGCCGCGCTGAAAACCTCCGCCATGGCCAGCAGTATGCTGATGCAGTCGGTCGTGCTGCCGGTGGTTTCGCCCGCCCTGGCAGGGACGCCGGCGACGGCAGGAGTGGCGCCGAATGCGGTTGTGGCGGCCACAGCCGCTGACGTACCGCTCGGTCTAGGTGGGATGGCCGGCGTAACACCCGGATCGGCCGAAAACTCTTCCTCCGCGCTGGACCAAGCGATGGCGGCAACGCTGGCCGCTATCGAGGTGCCGGACGATCCGGTCGACAAGCGGCAGGACGAGGAATCCCAGCCGGGCCAAACGGACGAGGAGCCGGCCATGGAGTTTAAGGACAAAAAGGAAGCGATCGAAGCGTTCAAGGAGTTCCTGAAGGAGCGCAACATCCCCTCGAGCTCGTCCTGGGAGCAGTGCGTAAAGATCATCCAGAAGGATCCGAAGTTTAACGTGTTCAAGAAGCTGAGCGAAAAGAAGCAAGCGTTCAACGCGTACAAAACGCAGAAGCTAAAGGACGAGCGCGAGGAGCAGCGGCTGAAGGCGAAGCGGTCGAAGGAGGAGCTGGAAAAGTTCCTCATGTCGTCGGACAAGATGAACTCGGCGCTCAAGTTTTACCGGTGCGACGAGCTGTTCGCCAACCTGGACGTGTGGAAGTCGGTGCCGGAGCAGGACCGGCGCGACATCTACGAGGACTGCATCTTCAACCTGGCCAAGcgggaaaaggaggaggcgCGGGTGATGAAGAAGCGCAACATGCGCGTGCTGGGCGAGCTGCTCGAGGCGATGACGACCGTCACGTACCAGACGACCTGGTCCGAGGCGCAGGTAATGCTGCTGGACAACGCGTCGTTCAAGAACGACGTCAACCTGCTCGGCATGGACAAGGAGGACGCACTGATCGTGTTCGAGGAGCACATCCGCGGGCTGGAGcgcgaggaggacgaggagaaGGAGCGCGAGAAGAAGCGGCTCAAGCGGCAGCAGCGCAAAAACCGCGACCAATTCCTCGCCCTGCTCGACACGCTGCACGAGGAGGGCAAGCTGACGTCGATGTCGCTGTGGGTGGAGCTGTACCCGCTCATATCGGCCGACCTGCGCTTCTCCGCTATGCTCGGGCAGCCCGGCTCGACGCCGCTGGATCTGTTCAAGTTCTACGTGGAAAACCTGAAGGCCCGGTTCCACGACGAGAAGAAAATCATCAAGGAAATACTGAAGGAGAAAGAGTTCATCGTGGTGCGGACGACCACGTTCGAGGACTTTGCGACGGTCGTGTGCGAGGACAAGCGGTCGGCAACGCTGGACGCGGGCAACGTCAAGCTGACGTACAACTCGCTGCTGGAGAAGGCGGTCGCGGCCGAGAAGGAGCGGCTGAAGGAGGAAACGCGCCGCATCCGCAAGCTCGAGAACGAGCTGAAGGGTGTGTGGATCGAGGCGGGCCTGTCCGGTGTCGACAGCTGGGAGACGGCCCAGAAGCTCGTCATGGACCGGGAGGTGTACGACCTGTACGAGAAGGAGGATAAGGTCGAGCGGCTGTGGGAAGACTTTGTGAAGGAGACGGAAGATTCCTGCAGCCACCATCATTCGCGTTCGAAAAAGTCGAAAAAGAGTCGAAAGCACAAGAAAAAATCGCGCTCCTCGTCCAAATCG CTCTCGGAAGCATCGGAAGTGGAGTATGAAAAGCCTTCGTCGAAGAAAAAGCGTCGATCCCGGTCGCGAACTCCCCTGACGGCGAGCGATCTGTCGGAAAGCGAGCATGAGCTGCACGAGGAACCGCTGCACCATCACAACGACCatcacggtggtggtggtgaccgATTGGACCGGAAgcggaaaaagaagaaaaagcaccACCGCAAACAGTCCCGCTCACCGTCGTACGAAGAGATGCTGGTGATGGAGAAgaatggtggcggtggtggtggcggtgcagctgctgctgctgcatcccgTTCCCGGACACCCTCCCCGGAGGTAGAGAAGAAAAAG aaaaagaaggacaaaaagaaaaaagacaaacgtcgAACGTCTCGATCGGTCAGCCGGGCTAGTAGCGGCGCGCGGATTCGCAGCCCCCTGGACGAGGGCCGCCGTAGCAGGGGCGGCAGCAGATCTTCCAAAATGGCCGACGATGCGGCACTGAGCGAATCGGAGCTGGAATCGCAGCGGGCCGCACTGTTGGCGCAGCTGAACGAACAGATGGACGAGTAG
- the LOC120901670 gene encoding palmitoyltransferase ZDHHC23-B isoform X1: protein MRSHYSAADFYDYDPRTDIDPLCCCEFFDRNNERAHLLVTCCCCCCCFTGTSGIETPTPATSKLTGSRVGNMLLTFQDRLRIPWRGGAKQITLDNVVTLAILIGTLLLTAVHFYLCLVIMLLLPLVLLYLKRLFGTIHPKTKFFTIWFFGSCVYLVALFELAVPLLEILPQENVGFVVLMTLAFLCLLKAKQRAVLNHLSALPADMNGVESGKGSKEQIVLFSDRDDSDDGATDSDSGRLACQLCRKYVPPRTYHCKVCSSCVLRQDHHNVWLNCCIGKSNHRLYLAGCLFTLLALLVFANLALTAVCHPTPIFTLYGIIVMMPDDCTDIFFQYDIALCFTGSVYALIMASFIAIAIVKQICFISFGLSFSEWRRREHVKRRNCLWNWKAFCFGQ, encoded by the exons ATGAGATCACACTACAGTGCGGCCGATTTCTATGATTACGATCCCCGCACCGATATCGATCCGCTGTGCTGTTGTGAGTTTTTCGATCGAAACAATGAACGGGCTCATCTGCTCgtaacgtgctgctgctgctgttgctgtttcacGGGTACATCCGGAATCGAAACTCCGACTCCGGCCACTAG CAAACTGACCGGAAGCAGGGTTGGAAACATGCTGCTCACGTTCCAAGACCGGCTGCGTATACCGTGGCGCGGTGGCGCAAAGCAGATTACGCTCGACAATGTGGTGACGCTGGCGATACTGATCGGAACGCTGCTGCTGACCGCGGTACACTTCTATCTTTGCCTTGTCATCATGCTTCTACTTCCCCTGGTATTGCTGTACCTAAAGCGGCTCTTCGGAACGATCCATCCCAA GACAAAGTTTTTCACGATTTGGTTTTTCGGTAGCTGCGTGTATCTGGTCGCACTGTTCGAGCTGGCCGTACCGTTGTTGGAAATTTTGCCCCAAGAAAACGTTGGCTTCGTCGTGCTGATGACGCTCGCTTTTCTCTGTTTGCTGAAGGCGAAGCAGCGGGCCGTGCTGAACCATCTCTCTGCCCTGCCGGCGGACATGAACGGTGTAGAAAGCGGCAAGGGAAGCAAGGAACAGATTGTGCTGTTCTCCGACCGCGACGATTCGGACGATGGGGCGACCGATTCGGACAGTGGACGGTTGGCGTGCCAGCTGTGCCGGAAGTATGTGCCACCGAGAACGTACCACTGCAAGGTTTGCTCGAGCTGTGTGCTGCGGCAGGATCATCACAACGTGTGGCTGAACTGCTGCATCGGCAAATCGAACCATCGGCTGTATCTGGCGGGCTGCCTCTTTACGCTGCTGGCGTTGCTGGTGTTTGCCAATCTGGCGCTGACGGCGGTGTGTCATCCGACGCCAATCTTTACGCTGTACGGGATCATCGTGATGATGCCGGACGACTGTACCGATATCTTTTTCCAGTATGA CATTGCACTGTGCTTTACGGGTTCGGTGTACGCACTAATAATGGCATCGTTTATTGCTATCGCTATAGTGAAACAG ATCTGCTTCATCTCATTCGGCCTCTCGTTCAGCGAATGGCGTCGCAGAGAGCACGTGAAGCGACGGAATTGTCTGTGGAATTGGAAAGCGTTCTGCTTTGGCCAGTAA
- the LOC120901670 gene encoding palmitoyltransferase ZDHHC23-B isoform X2 — MLLTFQDRLRIPWRGGAKQITLDNVVTLAILIGTLLLTAVHFYLCLVIMLLLPLVLLYLKRLFGTIHPKTKFFTIWFFGSCVYLVALFELAVPLLEILPQENVGFVVLMTLAFLCLLKAKQRAVLNHLSALPADMNGVESGKGSKEQIVLFSDRDDSDDGATDSDSGRLACQLCRKYVPPRTYHCKVCSSCVLRQDHHNVWLNCCIGKSNHRLYLAGCLFTLLALLVFANLALTAVCHPTPIFTLYGIIVMMPDDCTDIFFQYDIALCFTGSVYALIMASFIAIAIVKQICFISFGLSFSEWRRREHVKRRNCLWNWKAFCFGQ, encoded by the exons ATGCTGCTCACGTTCCAAGACCGGCTGCGTATACCGTGGCGCGGTGGCGCAAAGCAGATTACGCTCGACAATGTGGTGACGCTGGCGATACTGATCGGAACGCTGCTGCTGACCGCGGTACACTTCTATCTTTGCCTTGTCATCATGCTTCTACTTCCCCTGGTATTGCTGTACCTAAAGCGGCTCTTCGGAACGATCCATCCCAA GACAAAGTTTTTCACGATTTGGTTTTTCGGTAGCTGCGTGTATCTGGTCGCACTGTTCGAGCTGGCCGTACCGTTGTTGGAAATTTTGCCCCAAGAAAACGTTGGCTTCGTCGTGCTGATGACGCTCGCTTTTCTCTGTTTGCTGAAGGCGAAGCAGCGGGCCGTGCTGAACCATCTCTCTGCCCTGCCGGCGGACATGAACGGTGTAGAAAGCGGCAAGGGAAGCAAGGAACAGATTGTGCTGTTCTCCGACCGCGACGATTCGGACGATGGGGCGACCGATTCGGACAGTGGACGGTTGGCGTGCCAGCTGTGCCGGAAGTATGTGCCACCGAGAACGTACCACTGCAAGGTTTGCTCGAGCTGTGTGCTGCGGCAGGATCATCACAACGTGTGGCTGAACTGCTGCATCGGCAAATCGAACCATCGGCTGTATCTGGCGGGCTGCCTCTTTACGCTGCTGGCGTTGCTGGTGTTTGCCAATCTGGCGCTGACGGCGGTGTGTCATCCGACGCCAATCTTTACGCTGTACGGGATCATCGTGATGATGCCGGACGACTGTACCGATATCTTTTTCCAGTATGA CATTGCACTGTGCTTTACGGGTTCGGTGTACGCACTAATAATGGCATCGTTTATTGCTATCGCTATAGTGAAACAG ATCTGCTTCATCTCATTCGGCCTCTCGTTCAGCGAATGGCGTCGCAGAGAGCACGTGAAGCGACGGAATTGTCTGTGGAATTGGAAAGCGTTCTGCTTTGGCCAGTAA